From the Cryptococcus neoformans var. neoformans JEC21 chromosome 6 sequence genome, the window TCCTCCTACGCCGCAGCGGCCACCACTTCGGCAACATCCACCGGCCCGGTCTTGTCGTATCATGCCCATCCTCTCAACCCCCGTTcctccatcaccatctccagGGAAGGCTCACCCTCCCCCCGCACCTCCACGTCCGCTCTCCATAGACCCACATTTGTGCACGCCACAACGTCGTATGCCGTAGCGGCTGCTGCGGGCTCATCAGCGGCGGGCTCGTCGAGCGCCAGCGGCCATGGGAGCAGGGGCGAAAGTCGAGGAGGGAGCGCCAAACCCTacaatgaggatgaagggtaCCGCAAAGAGGTGTCAGCCTACTATCCGCCCGAATTCCCCCATTCCCACGGGCCATATCCTTACCCCCACCACCAGTACACCCCTTTTTCGCAGCCAGATAGACTAGATGCTGAAACGAGCGTTCTGGATCGTCTGAGAACGGCCGTCAAAAAGATGTTTGGAGGAAATGACAACAGGGAGAGCAAGCTGGCCTGTTTACAATGTAGCAAtagcgaagaaggcgggGAGCTGGGCAGGGCAATGATGTTCGGCTGGGTCATCACGACGGTCGGGTTCTTCCTGGCCATTGCTTTCTGGAGAGGAGAGTTGTTTCGGGGTAAGCTCGATACAAGAAAGCAAACAGTGCATTGCATGGCGCTGACCCTACTGGCATAGCACTTGACAAGCTGTCGCATTATCTGGCAGAGCAGGGGATATACGGACACTTGACATTCTAcgttctcatcttcatcacgACCATACCGCCCCTGCCGCTGTACTCAacattcatcatcttgtcAGGGTACACCTTTGGTGTCTGGCAGGGTTTCGTGGTGTCCTACCTGGCAAGTCTGTCAGGAGCAATCGTAGTATTCTTAGTATCGAGAAAGATGCTTAGAGATACCATCGTCAAGAGGTATGTAGGCCAAGTCATTTACCCGACGTCACTAACAAATGGTTATAGTCTCGCATCTTCATCTATCTCCATGTCTCTTCTACATATTCTGCCTACTCATCCGCACCTATTGCTGCTTATCCGTATAGCACCCTACCCTTACAACCTCCTCAACGTCATTCTCGCATCGTCACCCACCCTCACCCTGCAGACCTATGTGGGCTGTACCGCCGTCTCTCTGTGCAAGCTGGTTCTTCACACATGGATCGGAAGTGGGATACATGACTTGTCTGAGAGCTATGGTCATAGTCAGAGCAAGGGCCAGGAGGGATCcaaggagggagatggggcGGATGGTCAGTGGCCACAGGATCCCAATGGTGTTACGGGACAGCCGGCTCAAGAAGGCGATACGCAAGCAGCCAAAACATGGACCACCTGGGCTGGCATTGTGCTCTGCatcgccctcttcttctacctCATGCACTTTGCAAAGCGGGCCATCAAAAAAGCGCAAGCTGAGCAGGcggaaatggaagagcgGGAGCGTGAGGAACGCGAAGGGTTGACGGCTGTATCTGCTCGGCGAGAGagcgagagagaggaaatGGTGTGAACGTAGTTGTATCTGTACGGACAGTGGTTGTGTTTGGTGACTATTGGTGAAGGAATCATGCATGCCGGATAACGGTTTTTTATAAATAAACTCTGTGTCCAGCCAGTGTTTTTATTTTATCGCCATCGGGAGATGTTTGATTCGTCGCTCGCTCATCCGCAGTTCCTATATTCTTTTCTCCACAACATCCTTGATGTTTTCTCGCAATAACTCTCCATAATGTCTATAGTACACCCTGTCCACTCTCCCACATCCACCTCCGGCCAATTGCCTCTCCACCCATATCCGTCTTTCCCCGCCCAGCAACCCTACAGCTCACTTCCGCCATCGTCTCCTATGAATCCACCAGACCCACAGCTCTCCCCCACAGCCTCGACTTCCCGCCTGTCTCCTGGAAAAGGCCAATCCAGATCAGCTCCTGTCAGCCCGGGCGGAAGACTGGCTCTGTATGGAATCGCCCCGCTTTCGAGCATATCGCCCATACACCTCGCGCAGCAGCCAGAGAATATGCGCCAGTGGGCATCGTCAAGTACCCATTCCCCACCTCTCGACTCGGCAAGTTTTCGCGAAACAGACAGCTCTCATACTGCCACTGGGGCCAATGGCAATGGCTCCAAACAAAAACCCCGTCCACGTCGCCTTGCTCATCTTCGACGctcatccatcccttcctcctccgcaACTGGCAGCGCGAATATAGGCGAGACTAGCAGCGGAGGATATCTCTCGGAAGAAGGTTTCGACTCGGACGCAACTGTCAGGCCCGCAGGGTCCAAATACAAGCGCTCACTGAGCCAACCAGATCTGACGACGCTTTATGAAGGAAGGGCCAAGGGCTTGGAGGcgaaagaagggatgggCAGGAAGGATGTTAAGGGGTGGGTGGGCGAAGTAGGAAGAGGCCATGTCGCCCCGCCCGCGGTGCCGCAGCAAATGGGTCATCAGCAGAGACAGCAGGAGAGAAGACGTCCCAGCTTCggaaggacaaggagtTCAGGGGAGGCGTTTGGCAAACGACCCGGCGTCTCTGACGATTCTTGGCTACCAGCTGCTCCTTCTCGCTCGCCCCATTCAAGGTCCCAGTCGTCCCTCTATGGCATGCGCAAATCCCCTTCCCCACGCTCACAGACTCTATCTATCCCAACAATGTCGCCCATCAATCCTCCCACCGTTCCGCTACCAGATCAGTCGCCAAAAGTACATCGTCACTCGCTCGCTGTTGTCTCTTCCCTTGAAGGAAACATGTCcagtgaaggagatgattcCTCCGAGTCGGGAGAAAGCCTAACGTTTGCTCCTAAACGTACAAAATCCTTGCCATTAGGCTCTGAGCTTCGCCAGCGCTTGCAGGATCCCCGTCTGTCAATTAGCAAAGgatcgtcttcttcccgcAGCGACGACGGGGGGTTAGGCCTTTTATTAGgctcaccttcttccgtccCCAACACTACATCAACGTCAGCTGGGTCCTTATCCGGTCTGGAAACGACCCCGAAAACCGTTCCGCAACCCCTTCCCAATGAACTGGAACGTATGATCCGCCGCTCCAGCTTACTGTACCTGCGGCTTTTGGCAATCGTGCCCGCCGTTTGGGGCATATGTGTGCTGGCGCAGGCGCTAGCTACCGGAGGTCTTTGGGTAGACGTTTGGCCTTATGGCGTGGATCTGAGTAAAGAGGCTCTGGAGAGGTTAGTGGCCGGAGGCGTTATGATGGAAGGGGAATGGATTAGGGTTGACAGGGGTGATATGCTGCTCTGCATCGCATGGGTAAGTATCTTTTACATACTTGCCAGACATAAAACTCGCTCTGACACCAAATTAGGCGATTTGTACTGGCCATTTCTGTTTTTGCTTGACTACCGGTCTCACGCATCGATGGCTATCGTACTactctcttccatcaaccATCACCCGCCTTGCCTCACTTCAATGCCTTTGTTGGCCTGCGACATACCTGACTCTGTGGGTCCTTGGTGCTAGGAATGCCCGTCCTTTGCTAGCATGGGTCGTCATTGGCGTGACTACCGGCTGGTCCCGGACAGTTCAGATGTGGGTAACGAGCAATGTCGTACCTGCCGACCTTGTCTCCCCTCTGGTGGCCACCAATCTCATTATCACTCCTACCGCAAGCAACCCCGGTGTCATGGCTGCTCGCCGAGGCTCAAAGCAGACAACAATGTTACTCGGTCCACCACCTGATCATCTGCGTCAGTGGGAAAAATTTGTATGGGGGAGAAAATGGGACTGGGACGCGGTCGCGAATGAAGTGGGTTGGAAAGTTGGTGGATTGTTGCTGGTTACGGCGGCGTGGTTGTTCTGGGGGATTGAGTGTGGGAGCGTGATCAGAGGATAGGTGACTGTTTCAGTTCATGACTAGACGGCATTGACGAATTGTATAATGGTTATCTTGTAACGAGTCGTATCATACTCTCAACATTAAACCCACCTGCCTCTACATTTGAATCTGTAACTGTATATCTAACATATCATATGCACATGTAGGATTGTGGATTTTTGTGTGCTGCATTGGGTTATCGATGTTGATAAAAAAGCCTAGTAACCTGCGCTGAACGCCATTCCGCCCAGCTTTCTCAGTCAAACTCCTTGACACCTGcataccttcttctccaatgtAATAGTGGCTCATCCATGTCTCCCATCTTGACTGCCACAACCCTGCATATGAACATCTCACTaccttcgccttcttgcACCTCACCAGGCAAGCAAAGATCTTTCAGCATTACGCTTCCAACGACTTGGCATTGTAAGCTACCTACGCACCCTAAAAGTGCAGGGGGATGAGGAGCTTCGTCAGTTGACGTAGTAGGACTTTCCTCCCAGGTGTTAGGGAGAgcaaagatggaagagtgGTCTGTTCGCGGTTGTGAGAGGGCATCGGCGATGGCTTCATTGCAAGGGGAGAGGAGTGAAATCGTCAGCGGGGTAGGTGGTATAAGAGTCGCCGGGCTGCTCGCTGGTGGTAATTTGGAAGCGGATGAAGATATGATTGGGTCGGCGGGCGGTGCAAGAGGATTGGGAATTCTTGAAACCAGGGATTGCGCCCATGGAGGGGGATCTTCAGGCATTGGCAACGTCGATAGAGGCCACGGAAGCTCGCTTTTGGGTGGTAGTCTCAAAGTATTGCTCGCTTGGACTGTCGTTTGAGGCTCGACATGCGCATCTGGTTCCTCTATTGAACCGCCTGTTCTCCAGGGCCGTAAGCAGTCGGCCATTCGTGATGGCAGTCTCAAAGAAAAGGCGACCAGAGGCCGAGGATGTAATGTCAATGAGGTAAAAGAAGTAAGGGTCGCCCCATGGTACTTGGCCAAAGgggcaagaggagaagttGGAGGAACTGAAGCTACAGCTACAGCTACTGGCTGGGAGGATATTAGCATATGTTTGGGGAATACAGATGTGTCCGACGCACCTGGGCGACATTGCGCATGACTTGACGCAAGAGGTTGGCAGGGTCCGGAGGATTCGGACTTtctggatgatgaaaacGCCTGAGGATGGATTGTGCAGGCCTCCGTGGTATTCTGTAGGGGGTGGGTACAGCTATCGGACGCATCTGGGCTGTTATTTGACGTTTTGTGTATGGAATATAGCCAACAAGTAAACAAAAACGTCGGTATAACACCTCGACGGCTATTCAAACCGGAAACTATATGGTGACATCATCAGAAAATAGCTCGAGATGCTCCTCCACAATACCAGCCTCTATCTGTTATCCGTAACACTATCACCTCTCCACCAAACGACACACTCCATAATGAGAAAAGGTGCAGGAATATCAGGTCTCGCAAGGCACACAGCCACAGCATCTTCATACTCCACCCTCTCTTCAAATATCACCGCTTCCCAATTATCTAACCTCGCATCCTCTCTCCAATCCTTCCGCACAGCCCTTATCAACTTTGCCTCTGCACATCGCGCTGATATCCGCAAAGATCCTGCTTTTCGTCATCAATTCCAGAAGATGTGTTCCGCCATCGGTGTGGATCCATTGGCAGTCGGACCGGGggcaggaggaggtggaagaggctgGTGGAGCGAGGTTCTTGGAATAGGAGAATGGGAATACGAGCTCGCAGTTCAGGTTGTAGACATCTGTGTATCTACGAGACCTGAGAATGGTGGAATAATTGAGATGGGGGATCTGATTAGGCGGGTGGAAAGGTTACGTTCTGGTGGcatttcttccttgcgCAGTATTCCTTCAAGTAATCAACCATCTACCTACACAAATCCAGAGGATGTTGGTCAAATAACATCTCAAGACATTCTTCGCACACTCAAGCTGCTCCGTCCTTTAAATGCTGGGTACACATTGCATCGTCCGTCCCCATCGACTACATATATACGAACAATCCCTCGCTCCCTCGACACAGACCAATCGACATTGCTCGCAATTGCAGCCACGACCAGAGGGCGATTACGCCCTGCGATTGTTAGGGAGCAGACTGGATGGACCGAAGTTAGAGTGCGAACAGCAATGGAAGACTGTGTCATGCGTGAGGGGCTAGGCTGGGTTGATGAACAGGCCGGGGAGTACAATGAAGTGTGGATAATAGCGGCTACGGGGTTTGCTACAGGATAAAGCAAGATGTCAGATTTGTTTGTGGGACCATCCTTCTAGTCAGGTGATCGTGTTTATGATCCTAACACATAATTTTCATCCCATGAGATGTATgcaagatgaggaaggtggtgagtAACTTGACACATGGCAACAAGTAAGCGACCTCAAGAAAGTGAAAAAAATAGTAGAGAAAGCAAGCTTATCCCCGTATTAGACAAATCAAATGTTTTATCCTATTCACATCTTTTGGTCCGCCATAAACTCGTACCTGAAGTCTGCGACCTTTTCGAGGTCCTTTTCCGGGAAATTCCTATTCCAATGATGCGCGGCCCCTCATTAAACTCGCGCATATGGATCATATGGATGTCTATCCCGCTAAGAATAAATTGAGATCAGCAGCGTCTCTCAGCATGTACAATGTGATGTGCATGGAACAAAGAAAAGGCAGATTGAAGACAAATGCGCAAGGAGGTCATTAATGGcaggaaagaaagatgtTGTGGTTCGGGGGAGTAATTTAACGATCAGAAGCAAGAGGACAGGCAGAAAGATGAACCAGAAAATGAAACAGCAAGGAGGGTAGGAGCCAAGAATAAGGTGTCAATGCAAGGCATAGTATTATCATCAAAGAGTAGATAGAAGGAGAGCAGAGATGGGCttggaaggggaaaaaagaatACAACAAAAGGGCCGCAGCGCGGGTAAAAGGATAGCAATAGGGAGATGGACAGCATACAATTGCTACGAAAATGAAAAGCGACCCAACAGCATTCTCACAATCAAGTTTCCAGAAACTGCCTATACTGAGCTCCTTTAGCTATATGTAAGTACTCAAGCCCATGCATATCGTCTAACCGACGTAAATGTCCCATTGAATTCTTACATCCTAACATCTGGTAATGGCGCCTTCCCGAGTATTTGGTGGTACGATGAtcaaggaaggggagggcGGTAGTTCCCACTGGTTGAATCTGGAGCAGTAATGGAAACTTGACTGATCCGGGTAGCTGACTCTACAGATCGAGACACGCTGGTTTGAGATATCTGCGATGATGAATTGGAGTGAGGTATACCTAATCGTTGCTGTTGCGGCTGTGCCGCACTTCTCGCCTGAGTGTATTTGGAACAATGTCTGAATATCTCTTTCGGAGGGAGATCAAGATCTTTGGCAAATATTTGGTAGATGCCTTCTTGTATAACGAAGAGCAGCTCGCTGGGTACACGATAATATTCGTCTTGATTTTCCAGGAGTTCTTGGACTGCAGCGATGGCGGTAAATGAATCGTCTTTGACAGCGTTGGAGCCCTTGGCGTAGAGAATGGATGGACAAATGACAGTGGCGAGATTCGCCAGATCCATCTTTGAGCCtgtctcctcctctcggtaagagaatgaagaaacCCATTTGAGAAATATGAAGAGGACCTCCATAGTATCGCGATTATACTTTGGTAAGAGAGAGACAAGCAGATGAAGGCAACGACTGCGTTCCTCTAAATTGGGTAGAGCTGTAATGAAATGGTTAAACATAATTTTCCTCACGTTTGACAACGGAAAAGAAACTCACTAGCGGCAGCGCAGAAGAGCTTGTGTAGTCTAAATGTTAACAACGGGTCAGGCAATTCTCTCAAGAACCGCTTCAGTAACGCTGCCAGTTGGATAACATTTTCTTCTGATAGATTGACTGCTGTTGAATCCTTGTCTAGCGCCTCAACCAAAGTTTGGAGTTTTCGTATGTTGCCATTCTTCCGGAAAACGCCCTCGACGGCCATATCTGAAGGTCCTATGTTAATCATACAAAGTTTCAGCATTTTACAGCAACTTACCCATTTGCCTCATGGTCGATATGATGTCTTCGATAAATTCTGGTACTCGGACCTGAGAATTGGGAACGCCGAAAGAAGAATCCGAACCGGTTCGCTCGACCAAAACCTCGATGGGGACGCCGAACAGACCTGCCGCAATTAACAATCAACAACCGGCCAACAATTACAACAGGCGACAacttacccttcttcttggtatCCTTCTTCGCATTTCCTTTGAATATCTTGTTCCACCACTGACCTTTTCGTGCATCTAACAGATCCAACATATCGTCCAAATCAATCAATGGCCCCAGACTTGTCTTTTGTAACTGTAATAAGGCAAAGTGCCGTAAAATGATGCTTTGCAAAGGAGACAAGTTGGAGAGGAGTGGTCGATTATCTGACCGTCGATCCTTATCTGCTAGCAAAGAAATATCACCCAATGTAATTgcgtcatcctctttcgGGGCGCTGACTCTTCGGAAACCGCGTTGAGGAGACTCTTCAGAATTCTCTTTGATAATTTTGACGCTCGTATTGTTCCTGGCAAAGGGTGGGCGAAGGACATTCACGGTAGTTGCATTATTAGAAGCATCTTCTGtagtgatgatgatttcGGTTTGCGGCTCTTTGGGTGTAGGggtgggggtgggggaTTCAGCATTTCGTGCGGAGATTATCTGGCCATTTCCGTCGGCCATACGACCTGCGGGCGATTCGACAACCATAGACCGTTGAGGGAGGCGGGCTGTGGATGAGAGTTTGCGATCCAAAGTGACGGATTTCATGCGCTTGACCTCACTTTCTGCACGGCCTGACATGCCATGGTCTCGTACTACATGTTATCAGCGAGCTGCTCATTCGATTACGAAAAAGACGATGAGGCTTACCACTCTGAAGGCTGTGATGTAACCTGAAATGGACATATAACCTTCGTAGCGCAATGTGCAGCAAGAAAGCATACTGCTCTAATCTAGACACGCCTTGAAATCCTTTCCAGGACCCATTGGGGTTTTTATGGATTCCGCACCAAATCTTCTCTGGCGGCTTGACCATCCCGGGAAAATGCTCTGGGGCAAACCAGAAATAGTCTACCTTGGCAGGCATATTCCGAGCAGAGTTTTGGCGAGACACGATACCCGAATTTGACCCAGTGTCAGTATGAGAGTGTGACGAGCCTTCGTCGGTCGTATCATCTTTAACAGACTGAAGGGCGGTCTCCCCACAAACATTGCAGGCAATGCAGGCGCAGTGCCATCGCAGGAACATGCCCAATCGAAcacaatcttcttcaatagGGGCACCGCATTGAGCGCACCCTTCCAATGGAATGAAATCCTCATCTTGCGGCCCGCGCAGTGTCGTCTCACCCGTAACCTCGGGCTGTAATGGTCAGACACTGAATGATGTTAGAGGATCAGAAAAGAAAACTCACTGCCAAGCTCCGGTATCCATATGCGATATCCCTTGTGCTCGACAGATACCCAGTCGGCCTCCTCGTCAGCGCATCCATACTCTTTTTCAATTGCTCTTCGTCTCCCTGCACACcgccctctccttcttcaacactAAATCCTTCACCATGGCCGTTCTGACTCTGCATTCCATTCCCGTTTTGCGGATTGACGTCCGGCCAATCACCCCTCTTTTTGATATTAGGATCGCCGCTGTCCATAGCTAATAAGTTCAGCCTGGCAAGGCAATTTGTCATTGCAGTTTGATTATTGTATTCTCTTTCGAGTTTTATTGAACCTGTAAGGGCTATTCTTATGAGGATTTTGAGATAATGTGCAAGTTGAGTGATGAGAGTGAAAAGTTCGTTGGAACTGGGAGATGGCCCACCAGCGGGAGAGATTTGAGACATGTTGGAGAACAGGTTTACAAGTTTACGGCAAAGTTGTTTAGCTTCCCGAGCATGTGGAATACCTGCAGGGATGTATTAGTGGGAGTCAAACACGGGCTATGTCTGGTAAAGCTGCACGTACATTTTGCTCCCGCCATCGCGAATTGAGCCTCTATATCATCAATTACTGCGAAGAGGGTCTCCACGTGAAGGATGAACCTCTCCGCGAGTAGGATGATATCCAACAAGTTTCGTTCATTAACTGCCCTCAACATGTCCCCAATGAGAGCAGCCGAACTCTCCTCATATCCTGAAAGTACATGCCAAATCTGCTGGACCTTCATTTCCATGACTTTCTGACGCTCTTTCAGCTCAGCGGGAGCGATATGGGAATCGGGATTGGGAGAGTCAAACGGCATTTGTATAAGCTGGGAGGCTGATGTGACAGGGGCGCCGGGAGCCGTGATGGAAGA encodes:
- a CDS encoding Rho GTPase activator, putative, translating into MSSPTYPKSTVPPPGAWPSRPSLDASTPRRSIDQRQGPFLHLSQPNSSAHHADSSESSRRNSMASGSIHNSPSSLGSSSKNLGRFDEHAPLQTAGEMPTRGEPGFVGSARLPWITTSAMDSESGPRSAPVASGRLRSSGAGSAPLRSSSSPDPWMNQTSQRSSPSNSPIDHRPNFTAGHGQVYFQGNLVPPYLHGQERRPSPASSLTGGRPLPPRKASDQSTSSQTPSTATVHSDNIGMIDGQPLLQWPQPRTRKDGGGTTCGQCGQTVHGQFVRAMGQVYHLNCFRCKDCNKVVAQKFFPVEDGDGMYPLCERDYFARLDLICAKCDQALRASYITACGAKYHVEHFTCSECDVLFGPNDSYYEHDGRVYCHYHYSTRFAVKCVGCETAILKQFVEMNRNGRNECWHPECYMISKFWNVRLASKTFNTPASSAVASTISLLEMSSITAPGAPVTSASQLIQMPFDSPNPDSHIAPAELKERQKVMEMKVQQIWHVLSGYEESSAALIGDMLRAVNERNLLDIILLAERFILHVETLFAVIDDIEAQFAMAGAKCIPHAREAKQLCRKLVNLFSNMSQISPAGGPSPSSNELFTLITQLAHYLKILIRIALTGSIKLEREYNNQTAMTNCLARLNLLAMDSGDPNIKKRGDWPDVNPQNGNGMQSQNGHGEGFSVEEGEGGVQGDEEQLKKSMDALTRRPTGYLSSTRDIAYGYRSLAPEVTGETTLRGPQDEDFIPLEGCAQCGAPIEEDCVRLGMFLRWHCACIACNVCGETALQSVKDDTTDEGSSHSHTDTGSNSGIVSRQNSARNMPAKVDYFWFAPEHFPGMVKPPEKIWCGIHKNPNGSWKGFQGVSRLEQYAFLLHIALRRLYVHFRLHHSLQSVRDHGMSGRAESEVKRMKSVTLDRKLSSTARLPQRSMVVESPAGRMADGNGQIISARNAESPTPTPTPKEPQTEIIITTEDASNNATTVNVLRPPFARNNTSVKIIKENSEESPQRGFRRVSAPKEDDAITLGDISLLADKDRRSDNRPLLSNLSPLQSIILRHFALLQLQKTSLGPLIDLDDMLDLLDARKGQWWNKIFKGNAKKDTKKKGLFGVPIEVLVERTGSDSSFGVPNSQVRVPEFIEDIISTMRQMDMAVEGVFRKNGNIRKLQTLVEALDKDSTAVNLSEENVIQLAALLKRFLRELPDPLLTFRLHKLFCAAATLPNLEERSRCLHLLVSLLPKYNRDTMEVLFIFLKWVSSFSYREEETGSKMDLANLATVICPSILYAKGSNAVKDDSFTAIAAVQELLENQDEYYRVPSELLFVIQEGIYQIFAKDLDLPPKEIFRHCSKYTQARSAAQPQQQRLGIPHSNSSSQISQTSVSRSVESATRISQVSITAPDSTSGNYRPPLP
- a CDS encoding expressed protein, whose product is MRPIAVPTPYRIPRRPAQSILRRFHHPESPNPPDPANLLRQVMRNVAQPVAVAVASVPPTSPLAPLAKYHGATLTSFTSLTLHPRPLVAFSLRLPSRMADCLRPWRTGGSIEEPDAHVEPQTTVQASNTLRLPPKSELPWPLSTLPMPEDPPPWAQSLVSRIPNPLAPPADPIISSSASKLPPASSPATLIPPTPLTISLLSPCNEAIADALSQPRTDHSSIFALPNTWEESPTTSTDEAPHPPALLGCVGSLQCQVVGSVMLKDLCLPGEVQEGEGSEMFICRVVAVKMGDMDEPLLHWRRRYAGVKEFD
- a CDS encoding cytoplasm protein, putative — its product is MPGMPPAAPSSPTASAKHKSSYAAAATTSATSTGPVLSYHAHPLNPRSSITISREGSPSPRTSTSALHRPTFVHATTSYAVAAAAGSSAAGSSSASGHGSRGESRGGSAKPYNEDEGYRKEVSAYYPPEFPHSHGPYPYPHHQYTPFSQPDRLDAETSVLDRLRTAVKKMFGGNDNRESKLACLQCSNSEEGGELGRAMMFGWVITTVGFFLAIAFWRGELFRALDKLSHYLAEQGIYGHLTFYVLIFITTIPPLPLYSTFIILSGYTFGVWQGFVVSYLASLSGAIVVFLVSRKMLRDTIVKSLASSSISMSLLHILPTHPHLLLLIRIAPYPYNLLNVILASSPTLTLQTYVGCTAVSLCKLVLHTWIGSGIHDLSESYGHSQSKGQEGSKEGDGADGQWPQDPNGVTGQPAQEGDTQAAKTWTTWAGIVLCIALFFYLMHFAKRAIKKAQAEQAEMEEREREEREGLTAVSARRESEREEMV
- a CDS encoding negative regulation of transcription by glucose-related protein, putative produces the protein MRKGAGISGLARHTATASSYSTLSSNITASQLSNLASSLQSFRTALINFASAHRADIRKDPAFRHQFQKMCSAIGVDPLAVGPGAGGGGRGWWSEVLGIGEWEYELAVQVVDICVSTRPENGGIIEMGDLIRRVERLRSGGISSLRSIPSSNQPSTYTNPEDVGQITSQDILRTLKLLRPLNAGYTLHRPSPSTTYIRTIPRSLDTDQSTLLAIAATTRGRLRPAIVREQTGWTEVRVRTAMEDCVMREGLGWVDEQAGEYNEVWIIAATGFATG